A DNA window from Drosophila biarmipes strain raj3 chromosome 2R, RU_DBia_V1.1, whole genome shotgun sequence contains the following coding sequences:
- the LOC108036374 gene encoding kinesin-like protein unc-104 isoform X3 — MSSVKVAVRVRPFNSREIARESKCIIEMAGATTAITNPKVPPNTSDSVKRFNFDYSYWSHDHHDADFSTQSMVYKDIGEEMLQHSFDGYNVCIFAYGQTGAGKSYTMMGRQEEQQEGIIPMICKDLFTRIQDTETDDLKYSVEVSYMEIYCERVRDLLNPKNKGNLRVREHPLLGPYVEDLSKLAVTDYQDIHDLIDEGNKARTVAATNMNETSSRSHAVFTIFFTQRRYDTMTNLTTEKVSKISLVDLAGSERADSTGAKGTRLKEGANINKSLTTLGKVISALAEVASKKKNTKKADFIPYRDSALTWLLRENLGGNSKTAMIAAISPADINYDETLSTLRYADRAKQIVCKAVVNEDANAKLIRELKEEIQKLRDLLKAEGIEVQEGPDGKVVCEKRDANKDEMNKSTVIKSSPTKTRNRNGSTTEMAVDQLQASEKLIAELNETWEEKLKRTEEIRVQREAVFAEMGVAVKEDGITVGVFSPKKTPHLVNLNEDPNLSECLLYYIKEGLTRLGTHEANVPQDIQLSGSHILKEHCTFENRNSTVTLLPHKDAIIYVNGRKLVEPEVLKTGSRVILGKNHVFRFTNPEQARELREKIETENEAENEVEKTDTQQVDWNFAQCELLEKQGIDLKAEMKKRLDNLEEQYKREKLQADQQFEEQRKTYEARIDALQKQVEEQSMTMSMYSSYSPEDFHQEEDVYTNPMYESCWTAREAGLAAWAFRKWRYHQFTSLRDDLWGNAIFLKEANAISVELKKKVQFQFTLLTDTLYSPLPPELASSVAPSHQDDEFGAPPVSKTLVAVEVTDTKNGATHHWSLEKLRQRLELMREMYHNEAEMSPTSPDYNVESLTGGDPFYDRFPWFRMVGRSFIYLSNLLYPVPLVHKVAIVNERGDVRGYLRIAVQPVLDEESIDFNNGVKQSARLVFNEDDAKPKYRALNEKDDVQRYIDNGGLDSKLEELEDVDSGRGIDSNSASECHENAEEPGEHLQVGKEFTFRVTVLQATGIGAEYADIFCQFNFLHRHEEAFSTEPVKNSASGAPLGFYHVQNITVPVTKSFIEYLKTQPIMFKIFGHYQTHPLHKDAKQEFVSRPPPRRMLPPSIPISQPVRSPKFGPLPCAPTSTVLAKHDVLVWFEICELAPNGEYVPSVVEHSDDLPCRGLFLLHQGIQRRIRITIVHEPTAEVKWKDINELVVGRIRNTPESSDEQDEDACVLSLGLFPGEVLEVPGDDRSFYRFEAAWDSSLHNSALLNRVSQGGETIYITLSAYLELENCARPAIITKDLSMVIYGRDARTGPRSLKHLFSGQYRNPEANRLTGVYELALRRASEAGVQRRQRRVLDTSSTYVRGEENLHGWRPRGDSLIFDHQWELEKLTRLEEVGRMRHLLLLRERLGMDTNPNPTTKTEKDVCNLAARAATSPVHMVIPQSPQTPVKDPQQIIPEREYNQREQDLMLKCLKLVQGRFTKSEASDTQTQSDVSPSDEGCADMTVSCISSNSMENNKFVIRRRLCSPDRADAPNGWEAPAPATQPALPLRLYVPELEEIRVSPVVARKGLLNVLEHGGSGWKKRWVIVRRPYVFIYRSEKDPVERAVLNLATAHVECSEDQAAMVKIPNTFSVVTKHRGYLLQTLGDKEVHDWLYAINPLLAGQIKSRLARRTLEPASQTASQIQATNAANANSASK, encoded by the exons ATGTCGTCGGTTAAGGTGGCGGTTCGAGTGCGCCCCTTCAACTCGCGCGAAATAGCCAGGGAGTCGAAATGCATCATCGAGATGGCTGGGGCCACAACGG CCATCACCAATCCAAAGGTGCCGCCCAACACAAGCGACTCGGTAAAGCGCTTCAACTTTGATTACTCCTACTGGTCACATGAT CACCACGATGCCGACTTCTCCACACAATCGATGGTCTACAAGGACATTGGCGAGGAGATGCTGCAGCACTCCTTCGATGGCTATAACGTCTGCATCTTTGCCTATGGCCAGACTGGAGCTGGCAAGTCATATACCATGATGGGCaggcaggaggagcagcaggagggcATAATACCCATGATATGCAAGGACCTATTCACTCGCATTCAGGACACGGAGACCGATGACCTCAAGTATTCG GTTGAGGTCTCATATATGGAAATCTATTGCGAGCGAGTCAGGGATCTGTTGAATCCCAAGAACAAGGGCAATCTGCGAGTCAGGGAGCATCCCCTACTGGGTCCCTATGTGGAGGATCTGTCGAAATTGGCGGTCACTGACTACCAGGACATTCACGATCTCATTGACGAAGGCAACAAGGCTCG AACTGTGGCAGCCACCAACATGAACGAAACCAGTTCCCGCTCCCATGCCGTCTTCACCATCTTCTTCACCCAACGTCGCTATGATACCATGACCAATTTGACCACAGAGAAGGTCTCCAAGATCAGCTTGGTGGATTTGGCTGGTTCGGAACGCGCTGATTCCACCGGAGCCAAGGGAACCCGCTTGAAGGAGGGAGCCAACATCAACAAATCGTTGACCACTTTGGGCAAAGTTATCTCAGCCCTGGCGGAGGTg GCTTCCAAGAAAAAGAACACCAAGAAGGCAGACTTTATTCCCTATCGTGATTCGGCCTTGACCTGGCTACTACGCGAAAACTTGGGAGGTAACTCCAAGACAGCTATGATTGCAGCTATCTCACCAGCAGATATTAACTATGACGAAACTCTCAGTACATTGCG CTATGCTGATCGCGCTAAGCAAATTGTTTGCAAGGCTGTGGTCAATGAAGATGCCAATGCCAAGCTTATTCGCGAACTTAAAGAGGAAATCCAGAAGCTGCGGGATCTACTCAAAGCCGAGGGCATCGAGGTGCAGGAAG GACCCGATGGCAAAGTGGTGTGTGAGAAGCGCGATGCGAATA AGGATGAGATGAACAAGTCCACGGTGATCAAGTCGTCGCCCACTAAGACACGCAATCGCAATGGATCCACCACGGAGATGGCAGTGGATCAGCTGCAGGCCAGCGAGAAACTCATTGCAG AACTCAACGAGACCTGGGAGGAGAAACTGAAGCGCACCGAGGAGATACGTGTGCAGCGAGAGGCGGTCTTCGCCGAGATGGGCGTGGCCGTCAAGGAAGACGGCATCACCGTAGGCGTCTTCTCACCCAAGAAGACCCCTCATCTGGTCAACCTCAATGAGGATCCCAACCTCTCCGAGTGTCTGCTCTACTACATCAAGGAGGGACTAACGCGGCTGGGAACCCACGAAGCAAATGTTCCGCAGGACATTCAGCTCTCAGGATCGCACATCCTCAAGGAGCACTGCACTTTTGAGAATCGCAACAGCACGGTGACCCTGCTGCCGCACAAGGATGCCATTATCTATGTAAATGGACGCAAGCTGGTTGAACCGGAGGTTCTAAAGACCGGCTCCCGTGTGATCCTGGGCAAGAACCATGTGTTCCGTTTCACCAATCCGGAACAGGCTCGCGAGCTGCGTGAGAAGATCGAGACCGAGAATGAGGCGGAGAACGAGGTGGAGAAGACGGATACCCAGCAGGTGGACTGGAACTTTGCCCAGTGTGAATTGCTCGAGAAGCAGGGCATTGATCTCAAGGCCGAAATGAAGAAGCGGTTGGACAACCTGGAGGAGCAGTACAAGCGGGAGAAACTCCAGGCCGATCAGCAGTTCGAGGAGCAGCGCAAAACCTACGAAGCTCGGATCGATGCCTTGCAGAAGCAAGTGGAGGAGCAGTCGATGACCATGTCGATGTACAGCAGCTACTCCCCAGAGGATTTCCACCAGGAGGAGGATGTCTACA CCAATCCCATGTACGAGTCGTGCTGGACAGCTCGAGAGGCTGGTTTGGCCGCCTGGGCTTTTCGCAAGTGGCGCTACCATCAATTCACCTCTTTGCGAGATGACCTTTGGGGCAATGCCATATTCCTTAAGGAAGCTAATGCTATTTCCGTTGAGTTGAAGAAAAAg GTACAATTCCAATTTACTCTTCTTACCGACACCTTGTACTCCCCTCTGCCACCTGAGTTGGCCTCCAGTGTGGCTCCTTCGCATCAGGACGATGAGTTCGGAGCACCTCCAGTGTCCAAGACTTTGGTGGCCGTCGAGGTCACCGACACCAAGAACGGAGCCACTCACCACTGGTCCCTGGAGAAGCTCCG ACAACGCTTGGAGCTGATGCGAGAGATGTACCACAATGAGGCCGAGATGAGTCCCACCTCGCCGGACTACAATGTGGAGAGCCTCACTGGCGGGGATCCCTTCTACGATCGGTTCCCCTGGTTCCGCATGGTGGGTCGCTCCTTCATCTACCTGAGCAACCTGCTCTATCCGGTGCCATTGGTCCACAAAGTGGCCATTGTCAATGAGCGGGGAGATGTGCGTGGCTACCTAAGGATTGCCGTGCAGCCTGTGCTGGATGAGGAGTCCATTGACTTCAACAATGGTGTCAAACAGTCGGCTCGCTTGGTCTTTAATGAGGATGATGCCAAGCCCAAGTACCGGGCTCTCAACGAAAAGGACGATGTTCAGCGTTACATTGACAATGGTGGCTTGGACAGCAAGCTGGAGG AACTTGAGGACGTGGACTCTGGTCGCGGCATTGACTCCAACTCCGCTTCTGAGTGTCATGAGAATGCCGAAGAGCCGGGCGAGCACCTGCAGGTGGGCAAGGAGTTCACCTTCCGGGTCACCGTTTTGCAGGCCACTGGCATTGGCGCTGAATACGCCGATATCTTCTGTCAGTTCAA CTTCTTGCATCGTCATGAGGAGGCCTTCTCCACTGAACCGGTCAAGAATTCCGCATCGGGTGCTCCCCTGGGCTTCTACCATGTGCAGAAT ATTACTGTACCCGTGACCAAATCCTTTATTGAGTACTTGAAGACTCAGCCCATAATGTTCAAGATCTTTGGCCACTACCAGACGCACCCATTGCACAAGGATGCCAAGCAGGAGTTCGTTTCCCGGCCACCGCCACGTCGCATGTTGCCACCGAGCATTCCGATTAGCCAGCCGGTGCGCAGTCCCAAGTTTGGACCACTGCCCTGTGCACCCACGTCCACGGTTCTGGCCAAACACGATGTTTTGGTTTGGTTCGAGATTTGTGAGTTGGCTCCCAACGGAGAGTATGTGCCATCG GTGGTGGAGCACAGCGATGATCTTCCCTGCCGCGGCCTGTTCCTCTTGCACCAGGGCATCCAGCGGCGCATTCGAATCACCATCGTCCATGAGCCCACAGCGGAGGTCAAGTGGAAGGACATCAACGAGCTGGTGGTGGGACGCATACGCAATACTCCCGAGTCCTCCGATGAGCAGGACGAAGACGCCTGCGTCCTGTCCTTGGGTCTGTTCCCCGGCGAAGTTTTGGAGGTGCCCGGAGACGATCGATCTTTCTACCGGTTCGAGGCTGCCTGGGACTCCAGTCTGCACAACTCGGCGCTGCTCAACCGCGTCTCCCAGGGCGGTGAGACAATTTACATCACACTGAGCGCCTACTTGGAG CTGGAGAACTGCGCCCGCCCGGCCATTATTACCAAAGATCTGAGCATGGTCATCTATGGACGCGACGCTCGCACCGGACCGCGCTCCCTGAAGCACCTGTTCTCGGGACAGTACCGCAATCCGGAGGCCAATCGCCTCACCGGAGTCTACGAGCTGGCACTGCGCAGAGCATCCGAAGCAG GTGTGCAGAGGCGTCAGCGACGAGTGTTGGACACCAGCTCCACTTATGTGCGCGGGGAGGAGAACCTCCACGGCTGGCGGCCAAGGGGTGACTCGCTGATCTTCGACCACCAGTGGGAGCTGGAGAAACTCACCCGGCTGGAGGAGGTTGGACGCATGCGGCATCTTCTGCTGTTGCGTGAACGCCTGGGCATGGACACCAACCCGAATCCAACCACCAAAACCGAGAAGGATGTGTGCAATCTGGCCGCCCGGGCAGCCACCTCACCCGTACACATGGTCATTCCACAATCGCCGCAGACGCCGGTCAAGGACCCGCAGCAAATCATTCCAGAGCGGGAGTACAACCAAAGGGAGCAGGACCTGATGCTCAAGTGCTTGAAGTTGGTGCAGG gaCGCTTTACCAAGAGCGAGGCCAGTGATACGCAGACCCAATCGGATGTTTCGCCCAGCGATGAGGGATGTGCCGACATGACCGTCAGCTGCATCTCCAGCAATTCCATGGA AAACAACAAATTTGTAATTCGACGCAG GTTATGTTCACCGGATCGGGCTGATGCCCCCAACGGCTGGGAGGCACCTGCTCCGGCTACCCAGCCGGCTCTGCCCCTTCGTCTCTACGTGCCGGAGCTGGAGGAGATTCGCGTGAGTCCTGTGGTGGCTCGCAAGGGTCTGTTGAACGTCCTGGAGCATGGGGGTTCCGGCTGGAAGAAGCGCTGGGTG ATTGTCCGTCGCCCTTATGTGTTTATCTACCGCTCGGAGAAGGATCCCGTGGAACGGGCTGTCCTCAATCTGGCCACTGCCCACGTGGAGTGCAGCGAGGACCAGGCGGCCATGGTCAAGATACCCAACACTTTCAG TGTGGTAACCAAACATCGTGGCTACCTGCTTCAGACCCTTGGCGACAAAGAAGTGCACGACTGGCTGTATGCCATAAATCCCTTGTTGGCTGGCCAGATCAA ATCCCGTTTGGCGCGGCGAACTTTGGAGCCGGCCAGCCAGACGGCCTCCCAGATCCAGGCCACCAATGCGGCGAATGCCAACAGTGCGAGCAAATGA
- the LOC108036374 gene encoding kinesin-like protein unc-104 isoform X5, with amino-acid sequence MSSVKVAVRVRPFNSREIARESKCIIEMAGATTAITNPKVPPNTSDSVKRFNFDYSYWSHDHHDADFSTQSMVYKDIGEEMLQHSFDGYNVCIFAYGQTGAGKSYTMMGRQEEQQEGIIPMICKDLFTRIQDTETDDLKYSVEVSYMEIYCERVRDLLNPKNKGNLRVREHPLLGPYVEDLSKLAVTDYQDIHDLIDEGNKARTVAATNMNETSSRSHAVFTIFFTQRRYDTMTNLTTEKVSKISLVDLAGSERADSTGAKGTRLKEGANINKSLTTLGKVISALAEVASKKKNTKKADFIPYRDSALTWLLRENLGGNSKTAMIAAISPADINYDETLSTLRYADRAKQIVCKAVVNEDANAKLIRELKEEIQKLRDLLKAEGIEVQEEDEMNKSTVIKSSPTKTRNRNGSTTEMAVDQLQASEKLIAELNETWEEKLKRTEEIRVQREAVFAEMGVAVKEDGITVGVFSPKKTPHLVNLNEDPNLSECLLYYIKEGLTRLGTHEANVPQDIQLSGSHILKEHCTFENRNSTVTLLPHKDAIIYVNGRKLVEPEVLKTGSRVILGKNHVFRFTNPEQARELREKIETENEAENEVEKTDTQQVDWNFAQCELLEKQGIDLKAEMKKRLDNLEEQYKREKLQADQQFEEQRKTYEARIDALQKQVEEQSMTMSMYSSYSPEDFHQEEDVYTNPMYESCWTAREAGLAAWAFRKWRYHQFTSLRDDLWGNAIFLKEANAISVELKKKVQFQFTLLTDTLYSPLPPELASSVAPSHQDDEFGAPPVSKTLVAVEVTDTKNGATHHWSLEKLRQRLELMREMYHNEAEMSPTSPDYNVESLTGGDPFYDRFPWFRMVGRSFIYLSNLLYPVPLVHKVAIVNERGDVRGYLRIAVQPVLDEESIDFNNGVKQSARLVFNEDDAKPKYRALNEKDDVQRYIDNGGLDSKLEELEDVDSGRGIDSNSASECHENAEEPGEHLQVGKEFTFRVTVLQATGIGAEYADIFCQFNFLHRHEEAFSTEPVKNSASGAPLGFYHVQNITVPVTKSFIEYLKTQPIMFKIFGHYQTHPLHKDAKQEFVSRPPPRRMLPPSIPISQPVRSPKFGPLPCAPTSTVLAKHDVLVWFEICELAPNGEYVPSVVEHSDDLPCRGLFLLHQGIQRRIRITIVHEPTAEVKWKDINELVVGRIRNTPESSDEQDEDACVLSLGLFPGEVLEVPGDDRSFYRFEAAWDSSLHNSALLNRVSQGGETIYITLSAYLELENCARPAIITKDLSMVIYGRDARTGPRSLKHLFSGQYRNPEANRLTGVYELALRRASEAGSPGVQRRQRRVLDTSSTYVRGEENLHGWRPRGDSLIFDHQWELEKLTRLEEVGRMRHLLLLRERLGMDTNPNPTTKTEKDVCNLAARAATSPVHMVIPQSPQTPVKDPQQIIPEREYNQREQDLMLKCLKLVQGRFTKSEASDTQTQSDVSPSDEGCADMTVSCISSNSMENNKFVIRRRLCSPDRADAPNGWEAPAPATQPALPLRLYVPELEEIRVSPVVARKGLLNVLEHGGSGWKKRWVIVRRPYVFIYRSEKDPVERAVLNLATAHVECSEDQAAMVKIPNTFSVVTKHRGYLLQTLGDKEVHDWLYAINPLLAGQIKSRLARRTLEPASQTASQIQATNAANANSASK; translated from the exons ATGTCGTCGGTTAAGGTGGCGGTTCGAGTGCGCCCCTTCAACTCGCGCGAAATAGCCAGGGAGTCGAAATGCATCATCGAGATGGCTGGGGCCACAACGG CCATCACCAATCCAAAGGTGCCGCCCAACACAAGCGACTCGGTAAAGCGCTTCAACTTTGATTACTCCTACTGGTCACATGAT CACCACGATGCCGACTTCTCCACACAATCGATGGTCTACAAGGACATTGGCGAGGAGATGCTGCAGCACTCCTTCGATGGCTATAACGTCTGCATCTTTGCCTATGGCCAGACTGGAGCTGGCAAGTCATATACCATGATGGGCaggcaggaggagcagcaggagggcATAATACCCATGATATGCAAGGACCTATTCACTCGCATTCAGGACACGGAGACCGATGACCTCAAGTATTCG GTTGAGGTCTCATATATGGAAATCTATTGCGAGCGAGTCAGGGATCTGTTGAATCCCAAGAACAAGGGCAATCTGCGAGTCAGGGAGCATCCCCTACTGGGTCCCTATGTGGAGGATCTGTCGAAATTGGCGGTCACTGACTACCAGGACATTCACGATCTCATTGACGAAGGCAACAAGGCTCG AACTGTGGCAGCCACCAACATGAACGAAACCAGTTCCCGCTCCCATGCCGTCTTCACCATCTTCTTCACCCAACGTCGCTATGATACCATGACCAATTTGACCACAGAGAAGGTCTCCAAGATCAGCTTGGTGGATTTGGCTGGTTCGGAACGCGCTGATTCCACCGGAGCCAAGGGAACCCGCTTGAAGGAGGGAGCCAACATCAACAAATCGTTGACCACTTTGGGCAAAGTTATCTCAGCCCTGGCGGAGGTg GCTTCCAAGAAAAAGAACACCAAGAAGGCAGACTTTATTCCCTATCGTGATTCGGCCTTGACCTGGCTACTACGCGAAAACTTGGGAGGTAACTCCAAGACAGCTATGATTGCAGCTATCTCACCAGCAGATATTAACTATGACGAAACTCTCAGTACATTGCG CTATGCTGATCGCGCTAAGCAAATTGTTTGCAAGGCTGTGGTCAATGAAGATGCCAATGCCAAGCTTATTCGCGAACTTAAAGAGGAAATCCAGAAGCTGCGGGATCTACTCAAAGCCGAGGGCATCGAGGTGCAGGAAG AGGATGAGATGAACAAGTCCACGGTGATCAAGTCGTCGCCCACTAAGACACGCAATCGCAATGGATCCACCACGGAGATGGCAGTGGATCAGCTGCAGGCCAGCGAGAAACTCATTGCAG AACTCAACGAGACCTGGGAGGAGAAACTGAAGCGCACCGAGGAGATACGTGTGCAGCGAGAGGCGGTCTTCGCCGAGATGGGCGTGGCCGTCAAGGAAGACGGCATCACCGTAGGCGTCTTCTCACCCAAGAAGACCCCTCATCTGGTCAACCTCAATGAGGATCCCAACCTCTCCGAGTGTCTGCTCTACTACATCAAGGAGGGACTAACGCGGCTGGGAACCCACGAAGCAAATGTTCCGCAGGACATTCAGCTCTCAGGATCGCACATCCTCAAGGAGCACTGCACTTTTGAGAATCGCAACAGCACGGTGACCCTGCTGCCGCACAAGGATGCCATTATCTATGTAAATGGACGCAAGCTGGTTGAACCGGAGGTTCTAAAGACCGGCTCCCGTGTGATCCTGGGCAAGAACCATGTGTTCCGTTTCACCAATCCGGAACAGGCTCGCGAGCTGCGTGAGAAGATCGAGACCGAGAATGAGGCGGAGAACGAGGTGGAGAAGACGGATACCCAGCAGGTGGACTGGAACTTTGCCCAGTGTGAATTGCTCGAGAAGCAGGGCATTGATCTCAAGGCCGAAATGAAGAAGCGGTTGGACAACCTGGAGGAGCAGTACAAGCGGGAGAAACTCCAGGCCGATCAGCAGTTCGAGGAGCAGCGCAAAACCTACGAAGCTCGGATCGATGCCTTGCAGAAGCAAGTGGAGGAGCAGTCGATGACCATGTCGATGTACAGCAGCTACTCCCCAGAGGATTTCCACCAGGAGGAGGATGTCTACA CCAATCCCATGTACGAGTCGTGCTGGACAGCTCGAGAGGCTGGTTTGGCCGCCTGGGCTTTTCGCAAGTGGCGCTACCATCAATTCACCTCTTTGCGAGATGACCTTTGGGGCAATGCCATATTCCTTAAGGAAGCTAATGCTATTTCCGTTGAGTTGAAGAAAAAg GTACAATTCCAATTTACTCTTCTTACCGACACCTTGTACTCCCCTCTGCCACCTGAGTTGGCCTCCAGTGTGGCTCCTTCGCATCAGGACGATGAGTTCGGAGCACCTCCAGTGTCCAAGACTTTGGTGGCCGTCGAGGTCACCGACACCAAGAACGGAGCCACTCACCACTGGTCCCTGGAGAAGCTCCG ACAACGCTTGGAGCTGATGCGAGAGATGTACCACAATGAGGCCGAGATGAGTCCCACCTCGCCGGACTACAATGTGGAGAGCCTCACTGGCGGGGATCCCTTCTACGATCGGTTCCCCTGGTTCCGCATGGTGGGTCGCTCCTTCATCTACCTGAGCAACCTGCTCTATCCGGTGCCATTGGTCCACAAAGTGGCCATTGTCAATGAGCGGGGAGATGTGCGTGGCTACCTAAGGATTGCCGTGCAGCCTGTGCTGGATGAGGAGTCCATTGACTTCAACAATGGTGTCAAACAGTCGGCTCGCTTGGTCTTTAATGAGGATGATGCCAAGCCCAAGTACCGGGCTCTCAACGAAAAGGACGATGTTCAGCGTTACATTGACAATGGTGGCTTGGACAGCAAGCTGGAGG AACTTGAGGACGTGGACTCTGGTCGCGGCATTGACTCCAACTCCGCTTCTGAGTGTCATGAGAATGCCGAAGAGCCGGGCGAGCACCTGCAGGTGGGCAAGGAGTTCACCTTCCGGGTCACCGTTTTGCAGGCCACTGGCATTGGCGCTGAATACGCCGATATCTTCTGTCAGTTCAA CTTCTTGCATCGTCATGAGGAGGCCTTCTCCACTGAACCGGTCAAGAATTCCGCATCGGGTGCTCCCCTGGGCTTCTACCATGTGCAGAAT ATTACTGTACCCGTGACCAAATCCTTTATTGAGTACTTGAAGACTCAGCCCATAATGTTCAAGATCTTTGGCCACTACCAGACGCACCCATTGCACAAGGATGCCAAGCAGGAGTTCGTTTCCCGGCCACCGCCACGTCGCATGTTGCCACCGAGCATTCCGATTAGCCAGCCGGTGCGCAGTCCCAAGTTTGGACCACTGCCCTGTGCACCCACGTCCACGGTTCTGGCCAAACACGATGTTTTGGTTTGGTTCGAGATTTGTGAGTTGGCTCCCAACGGAGAGTATGTGCCATCG GTGGTGGAGCACAGCGATGATCTTCCCTGCCGCGGCCTGTTCCTCTTGCACCAGGGCATCCAGCGGCGCATTCGAATCACCATCGTCCATGAGCCCACAGCGGAGGTCAAGTGGAAGGACATCAACGAGCTGGTGGTGGGACGCATACGCAATACTCCCGAGTCCTCCGATGAGCAGGACGAAGACGCCTGCGTCCTGTCCTTGGGTCTGTTCCCCGGCGAAGTTTTGGAGGTGCCCGGAGACGATCGATCTTTCTACCGGTTCGAGGCTGCCTGGGACTCCAGTCTGCACAACTCGGCGCTGCTCAACCGCGTCTCCCAGGGCGGTGAGACAATTTACATCACACTGAGCGCCTACTTGGAG CTGGAGAACTGCGCCCGCCCGGCCATTATTACCAAAGATCTGAGCATGGTCATCTATGGACGCGACGCTCGCACCGGACCGCGCTCCCTGAAGCACCTGTTCTCGGGACAGTACCGCAATCCGGAGGCCAATCGCCTCACCGGAGTCTACGAGCTGGCACTGCGCAGAGCATCCGAAGCAGGTAGTCCAG GTGTGCAGAGGCGTCAGCGACGAGTGTTGGACACCAGCTCCACTTATGTGCGCGGGGAGGAGAACCTCCACGGCTGGCGGCCAAGGGGTGACTCGCTGATCTTCGACCACCAGTGGGAGCTGGAGAAACTCACCCGGCTGGAGGAGGTTGGACGCATGCGGCATCTTCTGCTGTTGCGTGAACGCCTGGGCATGGACACCAACCCGAATCCAACCACCAAAACCGAGAAGGATGTGTGCAATCTGGCCGCCCGGGCAGCCACCTCACCCGTACACATGGTCATTCCACAATCGCCGCAGACGCCGGTCAAGGACCCGCAGCAAATCATTCCAGAGCGGGAGTACAACCAAAGGGAGCAGGACCTGATGCTCAAGTGCTTGAAGTTGGTGCAGG gaCGCTTTACCAAGAGCGAGGCCAGTGATACGCAGACCCAATCGGATGTTTCGCCCAGCGATGAGGGATGTGCCGACATGACCGTCAGCTGCATCTCCAGCAATTCCATGGA AAACAACAAATTTGTAATTCGACGCAG GTTATGTTCACCGGATCGGGCTGATGCCCCCAACGGCTGGGAGGCACCTGCTCCGGCTACCCAGCCGGCTCTGCCCCTTCGTCTCTACGTGCCGGAGCTGGAGGAGATTCGCGTGAGTCCTGTGGTGGCTCGCAAGGGTCTGTTGAACGTCCTGGAGCATGGGGGTTCCGGCTGGAAGAAGCGCTGGGTG ATTGTCCGTCGCCCTTATGTGTTTATCTACCGCTCGGAGAAGGATCCCGTGGAACGGGCTGTCCTCAATCTGGCCACTGCCCACGTGGAGTGCAGCGAGGACCAGGCGGCCATGGTCAAGATACCCAACACTTTCAG TGTGGTAACCAAACATCGTGGCTACCTGCTTCAGACCCTTGGCGACAAAGAAGTGCACGACTGGCTGTATGCCATAAATCCCTTGTTGGCTGGCCAGATCAA ATCCCGTTTGGCGCGGCGAACTTTGGAGCCGGCCAGCCAGACGGCCTCCCAGATCCAGGCCACCAATGCGGCGAATGCCAACAGTGCGAGCAAATGA